A stretch of Mustela nigripes isolate SB6536 chromosome 6, MUSNIG.SB6536, whole genome shotgun sequence DNA encodes these proteins:
- the ZNF384 gene encoding zinc finger protein 384 isoform X3, which produces MEESHFNSNPYFWPSIPTVSGQIENTMFINKMKDQLLPEKGCGLAPPHYPTLLTVPASVSLPSGINMDTESKSDQLTPHSQASVTQNITVVPVPSTGLMTAGVSCSQRWRREGSQSRGPGLVITSPSGSLVTTASSAQTFPISAPMIVSALPPGSQALQVVPDLSKKVASTLTEEGGGGGGGGGSVAPKPPRGRKKKRMLESGLPEMNDPYVLSPEDDDDHQKDGKTYRCRMCSLTFYSKSEMQIHSKSHTETKPHKCPHCSKTFANSSYLAQHIRIHSGAKPYSCNFCEKSFRQLSHLQQHTRIHSKMHTETIKPHKCPHCSKTFANTSYLAQHLRIHSGAKPYNCSYCQKAFRQLSHLQQHTRIHTGDRPYKCAHPGCEKAFTQLSNLQSHRRQHNKDKPFKCHNCHRAYTDAASLEVHLSTHTVKHAKVYTCTICSRAYTSETYLMKHMRKHNPPDLQQQVQAAAAAAAVAQAQAQAQAQAQAQAQAQAQAQAQAQAQAQAQASQASQQQQQQQPQPPHFQSPGAAPQGGGGGDSNPNPPPQCSFDLTPYKTAEHHKDICLTVTTSTIQVEHLASS; this is translated from the exons ATGGAAGAATCTCACTTCAATTCTAACCCGTACTTCTGGCCTTCTATCCCCACAGTCTCAGGACAG aTTGAGAACACGATGTTCATCAACAAGATGAAGGATCAGCTGCTGCCAGAGAAGGGCTGTGGGCTGGCTCCACCCCACTACCCCACCCTGCTGACAGTGCCTGCCTCAGTGTCCCTGCCCTCAGGCATCAATATGGACACAGAGTCCAAGTCAGACCAGCTGACCCCACATAGCCAGGCATCTGTTACCCAGAATATCACCGTGGTCCCTGTGCCGTCTACAGGACTGATGACTGCTG GAGTCTCCTGTTCTCagaggtggagaagagaagggagtcaATCAAGGG GTCCTGGTTTGGTAATCACGTCCCCCTCAGGCTCCCTTGTGACCACAGCCTCATCAGCTCAGACCTTCCCCATTTCGGCTCCCATGATTGTCTCAGCTCTTCCCCCTGGCTCACAAGCCCTGCAGGTGGTCCCTGACCTCTCCAAGAAGGTAGCATCAACCCtaacagaggaaggaggaggaggtggtggtggaggtggcaGCGTGGCTCCTAAGCCCCCTCGGGGCCGGAAGAAGAAGCGGATGCTGGAATCAGGGCTGCCTGAGATGAATGACCCTTATGTCCTCTCCCCCGAGGATGATGACGACCATCAGAAAGACGGCAAGACCTATAG GTGCCGGATGTGCTCACTGACATTCTACTCAAAGTCGGAGATGCAGATCCACTCGAAGTCACACACCGAGACCAAGCCCCACAAGTGCCCGCACTGCTCCAAGACCTTCGCCAACAGCTCCTACCTGGCCCAGCACATCCGTATACACTCAGGGGCCAAGCCCTACAGTTGTAACTTCTGTGAGAAATCCTTCCGCCAGCTCTCCCACCTCCAGCAGCACACCCG GATCCACTCCAAGATGCACACGGAGACCATCAAGCCCCACAAGTGCCCGCACTGCTCCAAGACCTTCGCCAACACCTCCTACCTGGCCCAGCACCTCCGAATCCACTCGGGGGCCAAGCCCTACAACTGTTCCTACTGCCAGAAGGCCTTCCGCCAGCTCTCCCACCTCCAGCAGCACACACG AATTCACACCGGTGACAGACCATACAAATGTGCACATCCGGGCTGTGAGAAAGCCTTCACACAGCTGTCCAATCTGCAG tCCCACAGACGGCAGCACAACAAAGATAAACCCTTCAAGTGCCACAATTGTCATCGGGCGTACACGGACGCAGCCTCCCTCGAGGTGCACCTGTCTACGCACACGGTGAAACACGCCAAGGTGTACACCTGCACTATCTGTAGTCGGGCATACACGTCG GAAACGTACCTTATGAAACATATGCGGAAACACAACCCTCCTGATCTCCAGCAACAAGtgcaggcggcggcggcggcagcagcagtgGCCCAGgctcaggcccaggcccaggcccaggcccaggctcaGGCCCAGGCCCAAGCCCAAGCCCAAGCCCAGGCCCAGGCTCAAGCCCAGGCCCAGGCCTCCCAGGCatcacagcagcagcagcagcagcagccacagccacCACACTTCCAATCCCCTGGGGCAGCCCCCCAGGGTGGGGGCGGCGGGGACAGCaaccccaaccctccaccccagTGTTCCTTTGACCTGACCCCTTATAAGACGGCGGAGCATCATAAGGACATCTGCCTCACTGTCACCACCAGCACCATCCAGGTGGAGCACCTGGCCAGCTCGTAG
- the ZNF384 gene encoding zinc finger protein 384 isoform X2 — protein sequence MEESHFNSNPYFWPSIPTVSGQIENTMFINKMKDQLLPEKGCGLAPPHYPTLLTVPASVSLPSGINMDTESKSDQLTPHSQASVTQNITVVPVPSTGLMTAGPGLVITSPSGSLVTTASSAQTFPISAPMIVSALPPGSQALQVVPDLSKKVASTLTEEGGGGGGGGGSVAPKPPRGRKKKRMLESGLPEMNDPYVLSPEDDDDHQKDGKTYRSEGNCGTGNGQSLGLMDSVPGSTTNLLCDPGCRMCSLTFYSKSEMQIHSKSHTETKPHKCPHCSKTFANSSYLAQHIRIHSGAKPYSCNFCEKSFRQLSHLQQHTRIHSKMHTETIKPHKCPHCSKTFANTSYLAQHLRIHSGAKPYNCSYCQKAFRQLSHLQQHTRIHTGDRPYKCAHPGCEKAFTQLSNLQSHRRQHNKDKPFKCHNCHRAYTDAASLEVHLSTHTVKHAKVYTCTICSRAYTSETYLMKHMRKHNPPDLQQQVQAAAAAAAVAQAQAQAQAQAQAQAQAQAQAQAQAQAQAQAQASQASQQQQQQQPQPPHFQSPGAAPQGGGGGDSNPNPPPQCSFDLTPYKTAEHHKDICLTVTTSTIQVEHLASS from the exons ATGGAAGAATCTCACTTCAATTCTAACCCGTACTTCTGGCCTTCTATCCCCACAGTCTCAGGACAG aTTGAGAACACGATGTTCATCAACAAGATGAAGGATCAGCTGCTGCCAGAGAAGGGCTGTGGGCTGGCTCCACCCCACTACCCCACCCTGCTGACAGTGCCTGCCTCAGTGTCCCTGCCCTCAGGCATCAATATGGACACAGAGTCCAAGTCAGACCAGCTGACCCCACATAGCCAGGCATCTGTTACCCAGAATATCACCGTGGTCCCTGTGCCGTCTACAGGACTGATGACTGCTG GTCCTGGTTTGGTAATCACGTCCCCCTCAGGCTCCCTTGTGACCACAGCCTCATCAGCTCAGACCTTCCCCATTTCGGCTCCCATGATTGTCTCAGCTCTTCCCCCTGGCTCACAAGCCCTGCAGGTGGTCCCTGACCTCTCCAAGAAGGTAGCATCAACCCtaacagaggaaggaggaggaggtggtggtggaggtggcaGCGTGGCTCCTAAGCCCCCTCGGGGCCGGAAGAAGAAGCGGATGCTGGAATCAGGGCTGCCTGAGATGAATGACCCTTATGTCCTCTCCCCCGAGGATGATGACGACCATCAGAAAGACGGCAAGACCTATAG GAGCGAAGGGAACTGCGGCACAGGAAATGGACAGAGCCTTGGGCTCATGGATTCAGTTCCCGGCTCCACCAcgaacttgctgtgtgaccctgg GTGCCGGATGTGCTCACTGACATTCTACTCAAAGTCGGAGATGCAGATCCACTCGAAGTCACACACCGAGACCAAGCCCCACAAGTGCCCGCACTGCTCCAAGACCTTCGCCAACAGCTCCTACCTGGCCCAGCACATCCGTATACACTCAGGGGCCAAGCCCTACAGTTGTAACTTCTGTGAGAAATCCTTCCGCCAGCTCTCCCACCTCCAGCAGCACACCCG GATCCACTCCAAGATGCACACGGAGACCATCAAGCCCCACAAGTGCCCGCACTGCTCCAAGACCTTCGCCAACACCTCCTACCTGGCCCAGCACCTCCGAATCCACTCGGGGGCCAAGCCCTACAACTGTTCCTACTGCCAGAAGGCCTTCCGCCAGCTCTCCCACCTCCAGCAGCACACACG AATTCACACCGGTGACAGACCATACAAATGTGCACATCCGGGCTGTGAGAAAGCCTTCACACAGCTGTCCAATCTGCAG tCCCACAGACGGCAGCACAACAAAGATAAACCCTTCAAGTGCCACAATTGTCATCGGGCGTACACGGACGCAGCCTCCCTCGAGGTGCACCTGTCTACGCACACGGTGAAACACGCCAAGGTGTACACCTGCACTATCTGTAGTCGGGCATACACGTCG GAAACGTACCTTATGAAACATATGCGGAAACACAACCCTCCTGATCTCCAGCAACAAGtgcaggcggcggcggcggcagcagcagtgGCCCAGgctcaggcccaggcccaggcccaggcccaggctcaGGCCCAGGCCCAAGCCCAAGCCCAAGCCCAGGCCCAGGCTCAAGCCCAGGCCCAGGCCTCCCAGGCatcacagcagcagcagcagcagcagccacagccacCACACTTCCAATCCCCTGGGGCAGCCCCCCAGGGTGGGGGCGGCGGGGACAGCaaccccaaccctccaccccagTGTTCCTTTGACCTGACCCCTTATAAGACGGCGGAGCATCATAAGGACATCTGCCTCACTGTCACCACCAGCACCATCCAGGTGGAGCACCTGGCCAGCTCGTAG
- the ZNF384 gene encoding zinc finger protein 384 isoform X1: protein MEESHFNSNPYFWPSIPTVSGQIENTMFINKMKDQLLPEKGCGLAPPHYPTLLTVPASVSLPSGINMDTESKSDQLTPHSQASVTQNITVVPVPSTGLMTAGVSCSQRWRREGSQSRGPGLVITSPSGSLVTTASSAQTFPISAPMIVSALPPGSQALQVVPDLSKKVASTLTEEGGGGGGGGGSVAPKPPRGRKKKRMLESGLPEMNDPYVLSPEDDDDHQKDGKTYRSEGNCGTGNGQSLGLMDSVPGSTTNLLCDPGCRMCSLTFYSKSEMQIHSKSHTETKPHKCPHCSKTFANSSYLAQHIRIHSGAKPYSCNFCEKSFRQLSHLQQHTRIHSKMHTETIKPHKCPHCSKTFANTSYLAQHLRIHSGAKPYNCSYCQKAFRQLSHLQQHTRIHTGDRPYKCAHPGCEKAFTQLSNLQSHRRQHNKDKPFKCHNCHRAYTDAASLEVHLSTHTVKHAKVYTCTICSRAYTSETYLMKHMRKHNPPDLQQQVQAAAAAAAVAQAQAQAQAQAQAQAQAQAQAQAQAQAQAQAQASQASQQQQQQQPQPPHFQSPGAAPQGGGGGDSNPNPPPQCSFDLTPYKTAEHHKDICLTVTTSTIQVEHLASS from the exons ATGGAAGAATCTCACTTCAATTCTAACCCGTACTTCTGGCCTTCTATCCCCACAGTCTCAGGACAG aTTGAGAACACGATGTTCATCAACAAGATGAAGGATCAGCTGCTGCCAGAGAAGGGCTGTGGGCTGGCTCCACCCCACTACCCCACCCTGCTGACAGTGCCTGCCTCAGTGTCCCTGCCCTCAGGCATCAATATGGACACAGAGTCCAAGTCAGACCAGCTGACCCCACATAGCCAGGCATCTGTTACCCAGAATATCACCGTGGTCCCTGTGCCGTCTACAGGACTGATGACTGCTG GAGTCTCCTGTTCTCagaggtggagaagagaagggagtcaATCAAGGG GTCCTGGTTTGGTAATCACGTCCCCCTCAGGCTCCCTTGTGACCACAGCCTCATCAGCTCAGACCTTCCCCATTTCGGCTCCCATGATTGTCTCAGCTCTTCCCCCTGGCTCACAAGCCCTGCAGGTGGTCCCTGACCTCTCCAAGAAGGTAGCATCAACCCtaacagaggaaggaggaggaggtggtggtggaggtggcaGCGTGGCTCCTAAGCCCCCTCGGGGCCGGAAGAAGAAGCGGATGCTGGAATCAGGGCTGCCTGAGATGAATGACCCTTATGTCCTCTCCCCCGAGGATGATGACGACCATCAGAAAGACGGCAAGACCTATAG GAGCGAAGGGAACTGCGGCACAGGAAATGGACAGAGCCTTGGGCTCATGGATTCAGTTCCCGGCTCCACCAcgaacttgctgtgtgaccctgg GTGCCGGATGTGCTCACTGACATTCTACTCAAAGTCGGAGATGCAGATCCACTCGAAGTCACACACCGAGACCAAGCCCCACAAGTGCCCGCACTGCTCCAAGACCTTCGCCAACAGCTCCTACCTGGCCCAGCACATCCGTATACACTCAGGGGCCAAGCCCTACAGTTGTAACTTCTGTGAGAAATCCTTCCGCCAGCTCTCCCACCTCCAGCAGCACACCCG GATCCACTCCAAGATGCACACGGAGACCATCAAGCCCCACAAGTGCCCGCACTGCTCCAAGACCTTCGCCAACACCTCCTACCTGGCCCAGCACCTCCGAATCCACTCGGGGGCCAAGCCCTACAACTGTTCCTACTGCCAGAAGGCCTTCCGCCAGCTCTCCCACCTCCAGCAGCACACACG AATTCACACCGGTGACAGACCATACAAATGTGCACATCCGGGCTGTGAGAAAGCCTTCACACAGCTGTCCAATCTGCAG tCCCACAGACGGCAGCACAACAAAGATAAACCCTTCAAGTGCCACAATTGTCATCGGGCGTACACGGACGCAGCCTCCCTCGAGGTGCACCTGTCTACGCACACGGTGAAACACGCCAAGGTGTACACCTGCACTATCTGTAGTCGGGCATACACGTCG GAAACGTACCTTATGAAACATATGCGGAAACACAACCCTCCTGATCTCCAGCAACAAGtgcaggcggcggcggcggcagcagcagtgGCCCAGgctcaggcccaggcccaggcccaggcccaggctcaGGCCCAGGCCCAAGCCCAAGCCCAAGCCCAGGCCCAGGCTCAAGCCCAGGCCCAGGCCTCCCAGGCatcacagcagcagcagcagcagcagccacagccacCACACTTCCAATCCCCTGGGGCAGCCCCCCAGGGTGGGGGCGGCGGGGACAGCaaccccaaccctccaccccagTGTTCCTTTGACCTGACCCCTTATAAGACGGCGGAGCATCATAAGGACATCTGCCTCACTGTCACCACCAGCACCATCCAGGTGGAGCACCTGGCCAGCTCGTAG
- the ZNF384 gene encoding zinc finger protein 384 isoform X4 — MEESHFNSNPYFWPSIPTVSGQIENTMFINKMKDQLLPEKGCGLAPPHYPTLLTVPASVSLPSGINMDTESKSDQLTPHSQASVTQNITVVPVPSTGLMTAGPGLVITSPSGSLVTTASSAQTFPISAPMIVSALPPGSQALQVVPDLSKKVASTLTEEGGGGGGGGGSVAPKPPRGRKKKRMLESGLPEMNDPYVLSPEDDDDHQKDGKTYRCRMCSLTFYSKSEMQIHSKSHTETKPHKCPHCSKTFANSSYLAQHIRIHSGAKPYSCNFCEKSFRQLSHLQQHTRIHSKMHTETIKPHKCPHCSKTFANTSYLAQHLRIHSGAKPYNCSYCQKAFRQLSHLQQHTRIHTGDRPYKCAHPGCEKAFTQLSNLQSHRRQHNKDKPFKCHNCHRAYTDAASLEVHLSTHTVKHAKVYTCTICSRAYTSETYLMKHMRKHNPPDLQQQVQAAAAAAAVAQAQAQAQAQAQAQAQAQAQAQAQAQAQAQAQASQASQQQQQQQPQPPHFQSPGAAPQGGGGGDSNPNPPPQCSFDLTPYKTAEHHKDICLTVTTSTIQVEHLASS; from the exons ATGGAAGAATCTCACTTCAATTCTAACCCGTACTTCTGGCCTTCTATCCCCACAGTCTCAGGACAG aTTGAGAACACGATGTTCATCAACAAGATGAAGGATCAGCTGCTGCCAGAGAAGGGCTGTGGGCTGGCTCCACCCCACTACCCCACCCTGCTGACAGTGCCTGCCTCAGTGTCCCTGCCCTCAGGCATCAATATGGACACAGAGTCCAAGTCAGACCAGCTGACCCCACATAGCCAGGCATCTGTTACCCAGAATATCACCGTGGTCCCTGTGCCGTCTACAGGACTGATGACTGCTG GTCCTGGTTTGGTAATCACGTCCCCCTCAGGCTCCCTTGTGACCACAGCCTCATCAGCTCAGACCTTCCCCATTTCGGCTCCCATGATTGTCTCAGCTCTTCCCCCTGGCTCACAAGCCCTGCAGGTGGTCCCTGACCTCTCCAAGAAGGTAGCATCAACCCtaacagaggaaggaggaggaggtggtggtggaggtggcaGCGTGGCTCCTAAGCCCCCTCGGGGCCGGAAGAAGAAGCGGATGCTGGAATCAGGGCTGCCTGAGATGAATGACCCTTATGTCCTCTCCCCCGAGGATGATGACGACCATCAGAAAGACGGCAAGACCTATAG GTGCCGGATGTGCTCACTGACATTCTACTCAAAGTCGGAGATGCAGATCCACTCGAAGTCACACACCGAGACCAAGCCCCACAAGTGCCCGCACTGCTCCAAGACCTTCGCCAACAGCTCCTACCTGGCCCAGCACATCCGTATACACTCAGGGGCCAAGCCCTACAGTTGTAACTTCTGTGAGAAATCCTTCCGCCAGCTCTCCCACCTCCAGCAGCACACCCG GATCCACTCCAAGATGCACACGGAGACCATCAAGCCCCACAAGTGCCCGCACTGCTCCAAGACCTTCGCCAACACCTCCTACCTGGCCCAGCACCTCCGAATCCACTCGGGGGCCAAGCCCTACAACTGTTCCTACTGCCAGAAGGCCTTCCGCCAGCTCTCCCACCTCCAGCAGCACACACG AATTCACACCGGTGACAGACCATACAAATGTGCACATCCGGGCTGTGAGAAAGCCTTCACACAGCTGTCCAATCTGCAG tCCCACAGACGGCAGCACAACAAAGATAAACCCTTCAAGTGCCACAATTGTCATCGGGCGTACACGGACGCAGCCTCCCTCGAGGTGCACCTGTCTACGCACACGGTGAAACACGCCAAGGTGTACACCTGCACTATCTGTAGTCGGGCATACACGTCG GAAACGTACCTTATGAAACATATGCGGAAACACAACCCTCCTGATCTCCAGCAACAAGtgcaggcggcggcggcggcagcagcagtgGCCCAGgctcaggcccaggcccaggcccaggcccaggctcaGGCCCAGGCCCAAGCCCAAGCCCAAGCCCAGGCCCAGGCTCAAGCCCAGGCCCAGGCCTCCCAGGCatcacagcagcagcagcagcagcagccacagccacCACACTTCCAATCCCCTGGGGCAGCCCCCCAGGGTGGGGGCGGCGGGGACAGCaaccccaaccctccaccccagTGTTCCTTTGACCTGACCCCTTATAAGACGGCGGAGCATCATAAGGACATCTGCCTCACTGTCACCACCAGCACCATCCAGGTGGAGCACCTGGCCAGCTCGTAG
- the ZNF384 gene encoding zinc finger protein 384 isoform X6, producing the protein MEESHFNSNPYFWPSIPTVSGQIENTMFINKMKDQLLPEKGCGLAPPHYPTLLTVPASVSLPSGINMDTESKSDQLTPHSQASVTQNITVVPVPSTGLMTAGPGLVITSPSGSLVTTASSAQTFPISAPMIVSALPPGSQALQVVPDLSKKVASTLTEEGGGGGGGGGSVAPKPPRGRKKKRMLESGLPEMNDPYVLSPEDDDDHQKDGKTYRSEGNCGTGNGQSLGLMDSVPGSTTNLLCDPGCRMCSLTFYSKSEMQIHSKSHTETKPHKCPHCSKTFANSSYLAQHIRIHSGAKPYSCNFCEKSFRQLSHLQQHTRIHTGDRPYKCAHPGCEKAFTQLSNLQSHRRQHNKDKPFKCHNCHRAYTDAASLEVHLSTHTVKHAKVYTCTICSRAYTSETYLMKHMRKHNPPDLQQQVQAAAAAAAVAQAQAQAQAQAQAQAQAQAQAQAQAQAQAQAQASQASQQQQQQQPQPPHFQSPGAAPQGGGGGDSNPNPPPQCSFDLTPYKTAEHHKDICLTVTTSTIQVEHLASS; encoded by the exons ATGGAAGAATCTCACTTCAATTCTAACCCGTACTTCTGGCCTTCTATCCCCACAGTCTCAGGACAG aTTGAGAACACGATGTTCATCAACAAGATGAAGGATCAGCTGCTGCCAGAGAAGGGCTGTGGGCTGGCTCCACCCCACTACCCCACCCTGCTGACAGTGCCTGCCTCAGTGTCCCTGCCCTCAGGCATCAATATGGACACAGAGTCCAAGTCAGACCAGCTGACCCCACATAGCCAGGCATCTGTTACCCAGAATATCACCGTGGTCCCTGTGCCGTCTACAGGACTGATGACTGCTG GTCCTGGTTTGGTAATCACGTCCCCCTCAGGCTCCCTTGTGACCACAGCCTCATCAGCTCAGACCTTCCCCATTTCGGCTCCCATGATTGTCTCAGCTCTTCCCCCTGGCTCACAAGCCCTGCAGGTGGTCCCTGACCTCTCCAAGAAGGTAGCATCAACCCtaacagaggaaggaggaggaggtggtggtggaggtggcaGCGTGGCTCCTAAGCCCCCTCGGGGCCGGAAGAAGAAGCGGATGCTGGAATCAGGGCTGCCTGAGATGAATGACCCTTATGTCCTCTCCCCCGAGGATGATGACGACCATCAGAAAGACGGCAAGACCTATAG GAGCGAAGGGAACTGCGGCACAGGAAATGGACAGAGCCTTGGGCTCATGGATTCAGTTCCCGGCTCCACCAcgaacttgctgtgtgaccctgg GTGCCGGATGTGCTCACTGACATTCTACTCAAAGTCGGAGATGCAGATCCACTCGAAGTCACACACCGAGACCAAGCCCCACAAGTGCCCGCACTGCTCCAAGACCTTCGCCAACAGCTCCTACCTGGCCCAGCACATCCGTATACACTCAGGGGCCAAGCCCTACAGTTGTAACTTCTGTGAGAAATCCTTCCGCCAGCTCTCCCACCTCCAGCAGCACACCCG AATTCACACCGGTGACAGACCATACAAATGTGCACATCCGGGCTGTGAGAAAGCCTTCACACAGCTGTCCAATCTGCAG tCCCACAGACGGCAGCACAACAAAGATAAACCCTTCAAGTGCCACAATTGTCATCGGGCGTACACGGACGCAGCCTCCCTCGAGGTGCACCTGTCTACGCACACGGTGAAACACGCCAAGGTGTACACCTGCACTATCTGTAGTCGGGCATACACGTCG GAAACGTACCTTATGAAACATATGCGGAAACACAACCCTCCTGATCTCCAGCAACAAGtgcaggcggcggcggcggcagcagcagtgGCCCAGgctcaggcccaggcccaggcccaggcccaggctcaGGCCCAGGCCCAAGCCCAAGCCCAAGCCCAGGCCCAGGCTCAAGCCCAGGCCCAGGCCTCCCAGGCatcacagcagcagcagcagcagcagccacagccacCACACTTCCAATCCCCTGGGGCAGCCCCCCAGGGTGGGGGCGGCGGGGACAGCaaccccaaccctccaccccagTGTTCCTTTGACCTGACCCCTTATAAGACGGCGGAGCATCATAAGGACATCTGCCTCACTGTCACCACCAGCACCATCCAGGTGGAGCACCTGGCCAGCTCGTAG
- the ZNF384 gene encoding zinc finger protein 384 isoform X5, with protein MEESHFNSNPYFWPSIPTVSGQIENTMFINKMKDQLLPEKGCGLAPPHYPTLLTVPASVSLPSGINMDTESKSDQLTPHSQASVTQNITVVPVPSTGLMTAGVSCSQRWRREGSQSRGPGLVITSPSGSLVTTASSAQTFPISAPMIVSALPPGSQALQVVPDLSKKVASTLTEEGGGGGGGGGSVAPKPPRGRKKKRMLESGLPEMNDPYVLSPEDDDDHQKDGKTYRSEGNCGTGNGQSLGLMDSVPGSTTNLLCDPGCRMCSLTFYSKSEMQIHSKSHTETKPHKCPHCSKTFANSSYLAQHIRIHSGAKPYSCNFCEKSFRQLSHLQQHTRIHTGDRPYKCAHPGCEKAFTQLSNLQSHRRQHNKDKPFKCHNCHRAYTDAASLEVHLSTHTVKHAKVYTCTICSRAYTSETYLMKHMRKHNPPDLQQQVQAAAAAAAVAQAQAQAQAQAQAQAQAQAQAQAQAQAQAQAQASQASQQQQQQQPQPPHFQSPGAAPQGGGGGDSNPNPPPQCSFDLTPYKTAEHHKDICLTVTTSTIQVEHLASS; from the exons ATGGAAGAATCTCACTTCAATTCTAACCCGTACTTCTGGCCTTCTATCCCCACAGTCTCAGGACAG aTTGAGAACACGATGTTCATCAACAAGATGAAGGATCAGCTGCTGCCAGAGAAGGGCTGTGGGCTGGCTCCACCCCACTACCCCACCCTGCTGACAGTGCCTGCCTCAGTGTCCCTGCCCTCAGGCATCAATATGGACACAGAGTCCAAGTCAGACCAGCTGACCCCACATAGCCAGGCATCTGTTACCCAGAATATCACCGTGGTCCCTGTGCCGTCTACAGGACTGATGACTGCTG GAGTCTCCTGTTCTCagaggtggagaagagaagggagtcaATCAAGGG GTCCTGGTTTGGTAATCACGTCCCCCTCAGGCTCCCTTGTGACCACAGCCTCATCAGCTCAGACCTTCCCCATTTCGGCTCCCATGATTGTCTCAGCTCTTCCCCCTGGCTCACAAGCCCTGCAGGTGGTCCCTGACCTCTCCAAGAAGGTAGCATCAACCCtaacagaggaaggaggaggaggtggtggtggaggtggcaGCGTGGCTCCTAAGCCCCCTCGGGGCCGGAAGAAGAAGCGGATGCTGGAATCAGGGCTGCCTGAGATGAATGACCCTTATGTCCTCTCCCCCGAGGATGATGACGACCATCAGAAAGACGGCAAGACCTATAG GAGCGAAGGGAACTGCGGCACAGGAAATGGACAGAGCCTTGGGCTCATGGATTCAGTTCCCGGCTCCACCAcgaacttgctgtgtgaccctgg GTGCCGGATGTGCTCACTGACATTCTACTCAAAGTCGGAGATGCAGATCCACTCGAAGTCACACACCGAGACCAAGCCCCACAAGTGCCCGCACTGCTCCAAGACCTTCGCCAACAGCTCCTACCTGGCCCAGCACATCCGTATACACTCAGGGGCCAAGCCCTACAGTTGTAACTTCTGTGAGAAATCCTTCCGCCAGCTCTCCCACCTCCAGCAGCACACCCG AATTCACACCGGTGACAGACCATACAAATGTGCACATCCGGGCTGTGAGAAAGCCTTCACACAGCTGTCCAATCTGCAG tCCCACAGACGGCAGCACAACAAAGATAAACCCTTCAAGTGCCACAATTGTCATCGGGCGTACACGGACGCAGCCTCCCTCGAGGTGCACCTGTCTACGCACACGGTGAAACACGCCAAGGTGTACACCTGCACTATCTGTAGTCGGGCATACACGTCG GAAACGTACCTTATGAAACATATGCGGAAACACAACCCTCCTGATCTCCAGCAACAAGtgcaggcggcggcggcggcagcagcagtgGCCCAGgctcaggcccaggcccaggcccaggcccaggctcaGGCCCAGGCCCAAGCCCAAGCCCAAGCCCAGGCCCAGGCTCAAGCCCAGGCCCAGGCCTCCCAGGCatcacagcagcagcagcagcagcagccacagccacCACACTTCCAATCCCCTGGGGCAGCCCCCCAGGGTGGGGGCGGCGGGGACAGCaaccccaaccctccaccccagTGTTCCTTTGACCTGACCCCTTATAAGACGGCGGAGCATCATAAGGACATCTGCCTCACTGTCACCACCAGCACCATCCAGGTGGAGCACCTGGCCAGCTCGTAG